The candidate division WOR-3 bacterium genome includes a region encoding these proteins:
- a CDS encoding 2-oxoacid:acceptor oxidoreductase subunit alpha — MIRRVKSLLKPGKYFMQGNIACAEGALAGGCRFYAGYPITPSSEIMEHMARRLKEVNGYFIQMEDEIASICSVIGASWSGIKAMTATSGPGFTLMLEGIGYAIMTETPCVIVDVQRQGPATGQATRPAQGDVMQARWGASGDYQIIALAPWSVEEMYYLTIEAFNLSEKFRVPTIVLSDEIIAHLKETLTIKEEVIIYEREKDINKPPFLGDGKVSPMPSFGEGANLLITGSTHNEWGVRKAFDPISQEKLTSHLIKKIKNCEEEILKYETYFIDDCDYLIIAFGSVARSALKAIQMLRKENIKVGLFRPVILWPSPIKKIKDLIKEKKIIVCEMNQGQLIEEVKKYKEEIFGLFKTRGEAIYPYEIYNFIKNL, encoded by the coding sequence TATTTTATGCAAGGAAATATTGCTTGTGCCGAAGGAGCTCTGGCTGGTGGTTGTCGCTTTTATGCCGGCTATCCAATAACACCTTCTTCGGAAATAATGGAACATATGGCAAGAAGATTAAAAGAAGTTAATGGGTATTTTATCCAAATGGAAGACGAGATTGCTTCTATCTGTTCAGTTATTGGTGCTTCTTGGAGTGGAATAAAGGCAATGACCGCAACAAGCGGACCAGGTTTCACTTTGATGCTTGAAGGAATTGGTTATGCGATCATGACCGAAACTCCCTGTGTAATTGTTGATGTCCAAAGGCAAGGACCAGCAACCGGTCAGGCAACAAGACCAGCCCAAGGTGATGTAATGCAAGCAAGATGGGGTGCTTCCGGTGATTACCAAATTATCGCCCTTGCTCCCTGGTCAGTGGAAGAGATGTATTATCTAACAATTGAAGCCTTTAATCTTTCCGAAAAATTTCGAGTGCCAACAATAGTTTTAAGTGACGAAATAATTGCCCATTTAAAGGAGACATTAACGATAAAAGAAGAAGTAATAATTTATGAAAGAGAAAAGGATATAAATAAACCACCATTTTTAGGAGATGGCAAAGTTTCGCCAATGCCTTCTTTTGGCGAAGGCGCAAATCTTTTAATAACTGGTTCCACCCATAATGAATGGGGGGTAAGGAAAGCCTTTGACCCTATTTCTCAGGAAAAACTTACTTCCCATTTAATAAAAAAGATAAAAAATTGTGAAGAAGAAATTTTAAAATATGAAACATATTTTATTGATGATTGTGATTATTTAATTATTGCTTTCGGCAGTGTTGCCCGAAGTGCTCTTAAAGCAATCCAGATGTTAAGAAAAGAGAATATCAAAGTTGGACTTTTCCGGCCAGTTATTCTTTGGCCCAGCCCTATAAAAAAGATTAAGGATTTAATAAAAGAGAAAAAGATTATTGTTTGCGAAATGAATCAGGGACAACTAATTGAAGAAGTTAAAAAATATAAAGAGGAAATTTTTGGCTTATTTAAAACTCGAGGGGAAGCGATTTATCCTTATGAAATTTATAATTTTATAAAAAATTTATGA
- a CDS encoding DUF1614 domain-containing protein has product MFFLPFSLLFFLFLLFFPLFFLLVPLGVINISFQKLGLSPEFGFLFFLLSLIGSGINIPIIEEKVYREEDFYLPYPFSLFYRLPRYQKKIIAINFGGCIMPLLLSLYLLSKVSILSVIICTFLMILISKYLSRPVPGIGIVMPAIIPPIFSAIFALIFGKPNPSAVAYISGVLGVLIGADLLNLSKIRKTNYSILSIGGAGVFDGIFLVGIIAVLLI; this is encoded by the coding sequence ATGTTCTTTTTACCTTTTTCTCTTCTCTTTTTTCTCTTTTTATTATTCTTTCCTCTATTTTTTCTACTTGTTCCCTTGGGAGTTATTAATATCTCCTTCCAAAAATTAGGTCTATCACCAGAATTTGGTTTTCTATTTTTTCTATTATCACTAATCGGTAGTGGAATAAATATTCCGATTATTGAAGAAAAAGTTTACAGAGAAGAAGACTTTTATCTTCCCTATCCTTTTTCTTTATTTTATCGCCTACCAAGATATCAGAAAAAAATTATTGCGATAAATTTTGGTGGCTGTATTATGCCTTTATTACTTTCATTATATCTTTTATCAAAAGTATCTATTCTTTCAGTAATTATCTGTACTTTTTTAATGATTTTAATAAGCAAATATTTAAGTAGACCTGTTCCTGGCATTGGCATTGTTATGCCGGCAATAATTCCGCCAATATTTTCTGCCATTTTTGCCTTAATCTTTGGCAAGCCAAATCCTTCAGCGGTTGCTTATATTTCCGGTGTCCTTGGTGTCTTGATTGGCGCTGACTTATTAAACCTATCAAAGATAAGAAAAACAAACTACTCAATCTTATCAATTGGCGGTGCTGGTGTCTTTGATG
- a CDS encoding DUF4438 domain-containing protein, which translates to MIKTNKERLPIISVIGEISMPIRRFPYTVSHEGELFSFPGTGGITYNVKVGDKAFGWIGDHIEPGVSIKLKDENENRALNTYACIGNEAIVVSGDAKGSKGYVTGKHGGIEHILVYFSDDILEKLIIGDKIQIKARGQGLKIEGLDDVIFYNLDPELLERMVDIGLKVKNGILYFPVTHIIPPAIMGSGLGSIATSSGDYDITTQDKESIKKYGLEDLRFGDIVALIDTDNRYGRCLKKGAISIGVVVHSNCVIAGHGPGVTTIATSVNGKIKPVKNKKANIGYCLGILE; encoded by the coding sequence ATGATTAAGACAAATAAAGAAAGATTACCAATAATTTCCGTTATTGGAGAAATTTCAATGCCGATAAGAAGATTTCCTTATACCGTAAGTCACGAGGGAGAATTATTTTCTTTTCCGGGAACTGGTGGAATAACTTATAATGTAAAAGTTGGTGATAAAGCCTTTGGTTGGATTGGTGACCATATTGAACCAGGAGTATCAATAAAATTAAAAGACGAAAATGAAAATCGGGCATTAAATACTTATGCTTGTATTGGTAATGAAGCAATAGTTGTTAGTGGTGATGCCAAAGGAAGTAAAGGCTATGTTACTGGTAAACACGGTGGAATTGAGCATATTTTAGTATATTTTTCTGATGATATTTTAGAAAAACTAATAATCGGTGATAAAATCCAGATAAAGGCAAGGGGTCAGGGATTAAAAATTGAAGGTTTAGATGATGTTATATTTTATAATTTAGATCCAGAACTTTTGGAAAGAATGGTTGACATTGGTTTAAAAGTAAAAAATGGAATACTATATTTTCCGGTTACCCATATCATTCCGCCGGCAATTATGGGCAGTGGTTTAGGAAGTATTGCTACTTCTTCTGGCGATTATGACATTACTACCCAAGATAAAGAGAGTATAAAAAAATATGGCTTAGAAGATTTAAGATTTGGTGATATTGTTGCCTTAATTGATACTGATAACCGTTATGGTCGCTGTCTTAAAAAAGGAGCAATCTCTATTGGTGTTGTCGTCCATTCTAACTGTGTAATTGCTGGTCATGGTCCAGGAGTTACCACAATTGCTACTTCGGTTAATGGTAAAATAAAACCAGTTAAGAACAAAAAGGCAAACATTGGCTATTGTTTAGGAATTCTTGAATGA
- a CDS encoding thiamine pyrophosphate-dependent enzyme yields the protein MSEKLYKYLREEVFPTPFCPGCGHGILLQTILRAIDELDIDIKKIVFVSGIGCAAWIPSPHFKADTLHTLHGRPLAFATGIRITRPDLEIMVISGDGDLGAIGGNHLIHTARRNLKIITICVNNSIYGMTGGQVSPTTPKDIITETSPFGNPEEPFDLCALVKSCGAEFVCRYTVFHTKPLKKSIQKAFQINGFSFIDVISPCVTHYGRRNKMPTLYDFYQFIIKNIISYEKAKSLNKEELKNKIIIGEYV from the coding sequence ATGAGTGAAAAATTATATAAATATTTGAGAGAAGAAGTTTTCCCTACTCCTTTTTGTCCAGGTTGTGGTCATGGAATTTTATTACAAACTATTTTAAGGGCAATTGATGAATTAGATATTGATATTAAAAAAATTGTTTTTGTTTCCGGAATTGGTTGTGCTGCTTGGATACCAAGTCCCCATTTTAAGGCTGATACTTTACATACTTTACACGGCAGACCATTAGCCTTTGCTACCGGTATCAGGATTACCAGACCTGATTTAGAAATTATGGTAATTAGTGGTGATGGTGATTTAGGAGCAATTGGCGGCAATCATTTAATCCATACTGCCCGAAGGAATTTAAAAATAATTACTATCTGTGTAAATAATAGTATTTATGGAATGACTGGTGGTCAGGTTTCTCCAACAACACCAAAAGATATTATCACCGAAACCTCTCCTTTTGGAAATCCCGAAGAACCTTTTGATTTATGTGCCTTGGTAAAAAGTTGTGGCGCCGAATTTGTTTGCCGTTATACTGTTTTTCATACTAAACCATTAAAAAAATCTATCCAAAAAGCATTCCAAATTAATGGTTTTAGTTTTATTGATGTTATTTCGCCCTGCGTTACCCATTATGGCAGAAGAAACAAAATGCCTACCCTTTATGATTTCTATCAATTTATTATAAAAAACATTATCTCTTATGAGAAGGCAAAAAGTCTAAACAAAGAAGAATTGAAAAATAAAATTATTATTGGTGAATATGTATAA
- a CDS encoding 2-oxoacid:acceptor oxidoreductase family protein, whose protein sequence is MYKDLEIKISGTGGQGIVVAGEILAKGAVLKNYNASVIPSYGSQVKGGCVEVQIIISKEFIPAPFVGQLNILCALSQIGYDNNLNLIKNETTIFYDETLVKEIKDIGKHIPVPATQYCLENFNTTLPANLFFIGFLTGYLKDYLNISDLEEILKEDKKLFTEINLKALKEGYLYFKEKEV, encoded by the coding sequence ATGTATAAAGATTTAGAAATAAAAATTAGCGGTACTGGTGGTCAAGGGATTGTTGTTGCCGGTGAAATCCTTGCCAAAGGAGCGGTATTAAAAAATTATAATGCCAGTGTCATTCCTTCTTATGGCTCACAGGTAAAAGGTGGTTGTGTAGAAGTCCAGATAATTATAAGCAAAGAGTTTATTCCTGCTCCCTTTGTTGGCCAGTTAAATATTCTCTGTGCCTTATCACAAATTGGTTATGATAATAATTTAAATCTAATTAAAAATGAAACTACTATATTTTATGATGAGACCTTAGTAAAAGAGATAAAAGATATTGGCAAACATATTCCTGTTCCTGCTACTCAATATTGCTTAGAAAACTTTAATACTACTTTACCTGCTAATCTATTTTTTATTGGTTTTTTAACAGGATACTTGAAAGATTATTTAAATATCTCAGATTTAGAAGAAATCTTAAAAGAAGATAAAAAATTATTTACTGAAATTAATTTAAAGGCATTAAAAGAGGGTTATTTATATTTTAAAGAAAAGGAGGTATAA
- a CDS encoding cytidine/deoxycytidylate deaminase family protein, translated as MKNKRISWDEYFMKIAEMVAERSTCLRRKVGCVIVKDKRILATGYNGAPSGLAHCEETGCLREKLKLKPGEKIEICRGIHAEQNALIQAAAFGINVSDAAIYTTHHPCITCTKMLINAKIKKIYIKEDYPDKLSKEMLKEAKIKVIKLK; from the coding sequence ATGAAAAATAAAAGAATATCCTGGGATGAGTATTTTATGAAAATTGCCGAAATGGTCGCCGAACGCTCTACTTGCCTAAGAAGAAAGGTTGGCTGTGTAATAGTCAAAGATAAAAGAATATTAGCAACCGGTTATAATGGTGCACCAAGTGGTTTAGCCCATTGTGAAGAGACTGGTTGTTTAAGAGAGAAGTTAAAACTAAAACCTGGTGAGAAAATTGAGATCTGCCGAGGAATCCACGCTGAACAGAATGCTTTAATTCAGGCTGCTGCCTTTGGTATAAATGTTTCTGACGCAGCAATTTATACTACTCACCATCCTTGTATTACCTGCACCAAAATGTTAATCAATGCCAAAATTAAAAAGATTTATATAAAAGAAGATTATCCTGATAAACTATCCAAAGAGATGTTAAAAGAAGCAAAAATAAAAGTAATCAAACTAAAATAA